A part of Arachis hypogaea cultivar Tifrunner chromosome 12, arahy.Tifrunner.gnm2.J5K5, whole genome shotgun sequence genomic DNA contains:
- the LOC112728185 gene encoding uncharacterized protein — protein MDYSAYQQQQQQQQQQQQQAYSYEYDPSQIQAYDQSYAYQQPYYPYTQQYAYYPDPTQAHLQFQPESAPVHPPGVNPEPAPQRPTHAPTAPFQYRGRGGRGGRSFRGGGRGQFNRGRGRGHFPANSSATVVSDGVDLTSAAGVTLVVQPSSSTSPKQAQVPGAPPPPPPPKAWCEICKVGCNTLEVMEQHKNGKKHKKNVKAREELERQKAINEQKKEQIHTAQPKTVKESGNNGGPPENIGTEVAAANQNDEAQLQNNLGETSAVSAEEPEGKFRDNTAGRGRGLKRKMRGGRGSKSMRTGDGSRKPVQPQAAEQFVPFKCELCNVKCESEVVYQSHVTGKKHLSNLKRAHGPQALSGILGLQQALNPPDINALSNAINAQVQQGDNDPQVLLAQLLMNVLSQAQAQAQGQTPGTAPQTGPVAAQMLGAVPSIAGSSYEPQLSQTQALEIMAHVNAPEDSNIGSQNAGGNRELKQQHEYPQPSLIATLSDNSGAANDQIASECEASTSQNQDK, from the exons ATGGATTATTCTGCGTAccaacaacaacagcagcagcagcagcaacaacaacaacaagcatATTCATATGAGTATGATCCATCTCAAATCCAAGCTTACGATCAATCCTATGCGTATCAACAACCATATTATCCCTACACTCAACAATACGCGTATTATCCTGATCCAACTCAAGCTCACCTTCAATTCCAACCCGAATCCGCACCGGTTCACCCTCCCGGTGTCAATCCTGAACCGGCTCCTCAAAGACCCACGCACGCCCCG ACTGCGCCATTTCAATACAGAGGTAGGGGTGGCAGGGGTGGTAGGTCGTTTAGAGGGGGTGGGCGAGGCCAGTTCAATCGCGGGAGGGGACGCGGACACTTCCCTGCTAACTCTTCTGCAACTGTCGTATCTGATGGTGTAGATTTGACTTCTGCTGCTGGGGTTACTTTAGTGGTGCAACCTTCGTCATCAACATCACCCAAACAAGCTCAAGTGCCTGgcgcaccaccaccaccaccaccacctaagGCATGGTGTGAAATTTGTAAGGTTGGATGTAATACTCTGGAAGTCATGGAACAACATAAGAATGGAAAGAAGCACAAGAAGAATGTGAAAGCCCGTGAAGAATTAGAGAGACAGAAGGCAATAaatgaacaaaagaaagaacagatTCATACAGCTCAGCCTAAGACAGTCAAGGAGTCGGGGAACAATGGAGGCCCGCCAGAAAATATTGGCACTGAAGTTGCAGCTGCTAATCAAAATGACGAAGCACAGCTGCAGAATAACCTTGGAGAGACTTCAGCAGTTTCAGCTGAAGAGCCTGAGGGAAAATTCAGGGATAACACTGCTGGACGGGGACGGGGATTGAAGCGTAAGATGAGAGGGGGACGAGGATCTAAATCAATGAGGACTGGTGATGGATCAAGAAAGCCAGTGCAACCTCAAGCAGCCGAGCAGTTTGTGCCTTTTAAATGTGAATTGTGTAATGTCAAGTGTGAGTCCGAGGTTGTTTACCAGAGTCATGTGACCGGGAAAAAGCACTTGTCGAATCTCAAGCGTGCCCATGGCCCACAAGCTTTGTCCGGAATACTAGGGCTTCAACAAGCACTTAACCCCCCTGACATCAATGCCCTCTCAAATGCAATCAATGCTCAAGTCCAACAAGGTGATAATGATCCGCAAGTCCTTTTGGCTCAGCTTCTGATGAATGTATTATCTCAAGCACAAGCACAGGCACAAGGACAAACACCAGGAACTGCACCGCAGACTGGTCCCGTGGCTGCTCAGATGCTGGGTGCAGTGCCCTCTATTGCTGGATCCAGTTATGAACCCCAGCTGTCTCAGACACAAGCCTTGGAAATTATGGCACATGTTAATGCTCCGGAGGATTCTAACATCGGTTCCCAAAATGCAGGTGGAAATCGTGAATTGAAACAGCAGCATGAGTATCCCCAGCCTAGTTTAATTGCGACTTTATCAGACAACTCAGGGGCAGCAAATGACCAAATAGCTTCAGAGTGTGAAGCTTCCACCTCACAGAACCAAGATAAATGA